From the genome of Lentilactobacillus buchneri, one region includes:
- a CDS encoding helix-turn-helix transcriptional regulator, giving the protein MTAYDNQSTAELIHSLTQIDIAIIQKDGTPVVQIQENVLPAFHRLNEFDPIFQQIEQFHANGYLTYTDSAQLSYVAARLDQPDDQVVVLGPFLTTTLTIDEINDIVAMNSYTISEHRQLTQLYQSLPVLAEDKINDLATLMTNLFSRQLATAHEKAKVTHGPQPIERSLMTVNSDHRAQIEANYANEAKITNAIASGDQVAVHRLNTTMTKIFDSFSNRIPGKPLRSSKNICFVFNTICRIAAHKGGVHPVYLNDISEKYALLIERQNTLQGLHILVHSMTREYCQLVLTLSTSGYSPMIQRAADYILLNLGHPITLNQIAQSIGTNPSYLSRKFKQEVGMTITDYVNHRRIVLAKQYLSRPTPSITDIALMTGFNDLNYFIRVFKKLTGQTPLQFRQKPTGSGIQK; this is encoded by the coding sequence ATGACCGCGTATGATAACCAATCAACTGCTGAACTGATTCATTCCCTGACCCAAATTGATATTGCCATCATTCAAAAAGACGGCACCCCCGTGGTGCAAATTCAAGAAAACGTGTTACCAGCCTTCCACCGGCTCAACGAGTTTGATCCGATCTTTCAACAAATTGAGCAATTCCATGCTAATGGGTACCTGACTTACACGGATTCCGCCCAGCTGAGCTACGTGGCGGCCCGCCTTGACCAACCTGACGACCAAGTTGTCGTCTTGGGACCGTTCCTAACCACCACCCTGACCATCGATGAAATCAATGACATCGTGGCGATGAATTCCTATACCATCAGCGAACATCGGCAACTCACCCAGTTGTACCAAAGCTTACCGGTGCTGGCAGAAGATAAAATCAACGACTTGGCCACTTTGATGACCAACTTATTTTCCCGACAGCTAGCCACCGCCCACGAAAAAGCCAAAGTAACCCATGGCCCTCAGCCAATTGAAAGATCGTTGATGACGGTTAACAGCGATCATCGGGCGCAAATCGAAGCCAACTATGCCAACGAAGCCAAAATCACCAATGCGATTGCCTCAGGCGATCAAGTCGCCGTCCACCGTCTCAATACAACCATGACCAAGATATTTGATTCCTTCTCGAATCGAATTCCAGGCAAGCCATTACGCTCCTCAAAAAATATCTGCTTTGTTTTCAATACTATTTGTCGAATTGCCGCGCACAAAGGCGGCGTCCACCCGGTCTACCTCAACGACATTTCCGAAAAGTACGCCTTGTTAATCGAGCGCCAAAACACGCTTCAAGGTTTACACATCTTAGTCCACTCGATGACGCGGGAATATTGCCAACTGGTTCTTACCCTCTCAACTTCCGGCTATTCCCCAATGATTCAACGAGCGGCTGACTATATTCTGCTGAACCTGGGGCACCCGATCACGCTCAATCAAATTGCCCAATCTATCGGCACCAATCCGTCATACCTTTCAAGAAAATTTAAGCAGGAGGTCGGCATGACCATCACCGATTACGTCAACCACCGCCGCATCGTTTTGGCAAAACAATATTTGAGCAGACCAACGCCCTCGATTACCGACATCGCCTTGATGACCGGATTCAACGATTTAAATTATTTCATCAGAGTTTTTAAGAAGCTGACTGGCCAGACCCCACTGCAATTTCGGCAAAAGCCGACCGGTTCAGGGATTCAAAAGTAA